The region ACAAATCTCAGgatcactggaggcttacatagtcgttaactttagacCTCATGAAATTAATCGAATTGCGTACAAACTGCCCAAACATccgtgttaaaaaaaaaagacatcaggTGATAATCACTATGGATTCTTTTGCATGCTACGAATCACTCCTGCcatgaaaacatttacaaataTCTGTTTGTTttcgtaaatttttttttacttgggaaAACAAAGAATCAGCTTAAATAGAATTATACTATATAGCTACAGGAAATAgtgattataatatattaaatgtgACGCCAATTCATGAACACTAGCTGGATATTGAAGTCCAAACCCTAGGAACACGATTACTTAGACCTTTCCTTTTCACAACCTTTAGCTAGCTTCTGGTAAACAAtgctttcaaaaactttattgttatataaaatattggAGAATTGATCCAACTTATATTGTGGTATTTGATTCCAGAGTAGACTCGTGATTCCGACTTCAGCTCATGATTCTTCCACAAGAAAATTGATTGTCTTACAGGACCAGATCGCTAGACTGGATTATTAGAGTGATTAGGCAAGCAATAAAAGGGATTAAGCATGTCATCCTCTAGATGAACTCAACACCGGCCAAGTGCTAGGTTGAGTTGTCTGCCAACAACCCTAGCTAGGcgtgagtttttctttttgataataTATAGCCATTATAGTAATTTGAAAGCGGAAAGGCCGGTTATAGTTGATCAAGTATTCAATGACATGGACAATTCTTGAAAAAGAGTGAGAGATTTAATTATGGATTTCTACTTATAAAGAGAATGACAAAGGgtgggtgttttttaaattgtttttcatgtaaaaaaataaaaaatatatattattttaatatatttttaatcaaaaaatattttttaaaataattctacaCTACTAAATACAcactaaaatatattcaaaagaagaaatgaagtgATAAAGGATGGCTAATGTTCGACATGTAACCGACTTAAAATGAATCGTGATCTTAAATGAAActataaatagaatattttaaaatattcaataaatattttttatttatgtcgACAAGTAAAGCCTTGCttcatcttcattttcattttgtacatagaattttttattaaataaaaataattttcattttataaagtataattaacaaatattttttattaagttgtgATATTACACCATTGCTAAGTAATCTTCAGCTTAAACCGGCTCTGATTCGCAAAGAAAATACTTTAGAGTTGATGCCCAGATGGATTTAGCAGCTATGGACCCGGCATGAAAATTAGCATAATGATGCCTTTTCAAACTCAATTCTACACAATAAATTGAACTATTTCAAACCCAATTGGTGTTGATTTTAATACATTCAGGTTTATAGGTGAAACACTTGTAATATGTATCGGATCAATTCTTAATAATTCAGTCAAAATCAActaatttaaagaaatatatctTGATTTAATTggatgaaactaaaaattttgacttttttagttttttttattttactagagaaaaataaactccttattttttaggttgattttataactaatgatttagatatttaattgatttaaattttagattaaattcaaaaattatagcAACGCGTGTTATGTTTATTAAGGGGTTTGGCatggagttttgaaaaattttatttttttttcaaattgtttttttggtttttagatttgttttgatatgctgatattaagaatgaattttataaaataataagaaaaaaatattaatttaatgtacttttaagtaaaaactactttaaaaagtaattgttaTTAATATTCTAAACACCCTCTAAATGAATAATATGACAAacctgttaaataatatttatgtagttttatttattaagggtagaatagtattttcagtttaacctatataattcctttgtatttaggttaacttaagcactcataataaacagattattgagaattatagcctccttttatgtttgatatgaattattttaacatggtatcaaagtCTGGTTGGTCGAACCCTTGGCTTGCTAATTTTATGGAACTCGTTGTCCCTGTagaaatcatgttcaccaatgtcaGAGCCACTGCTGGTATCAAAATCGTTATCATCATCCACTTTATTCCCAGTAGAATGTTTCAGCACGCTCAATGCATTCCTTTAAAGCTTAACTTCAGatccatttttcaaaacatcaaacaTGGGTTGTTTGGCCaattaaaagatggaggatgaagatcaagttttgtgcttgtggttgaagaattaatatttgaacttttattttggattatttagcttctgcaatttggtatttctgttatGTCTCtacaattattttggtattttatcttctctttagtttctgcaatttggtatttgcattcagtttctacaatttgttttggagtgatattttgtctttcgCTTttgcaaaatctggtattttgACTTTCCTTcaacttctgcaatttggtatttctgttctgtctctgcaattgttttggtactTCGTCTTCTCTTTAGTTTCTATAATTTGGTATTTGCCTTCAGTTTCTGTAAAtttttttggagtgatattttgtcttccacttctgcaaaatctggtattttaGCTTTCCTTTAACTTCTGCCATGGCATCTACTATCAAAgaaattgtttggttacgttggttacttacTGATATGAGAATTTTCTTGTATCATCCTCCtactatgtattgtgacaaccagagttctattcagattgctcataactcggtttttcatgagcgaactaagcacattaagatcgattgtcatcttactcgtcatcatctcaagcatggcacCATTATTTTGTCTattgttccttcttccttgcagattgcagatttctttaccaagacgcattccatctctcgttttcATTTTCTAGTTAGCAAATTTTCGATGCTTGTTGttgccgcatcgtgagtttgaaaggagatgttaaataatatttatctaatcttatttattaagggtaaaatagtattttcagtttaacctatatataatttctttatatttaggttaacttaaacacttataataaatagattattgagaattctagtctccttttatatttgatctgaattactttaacaaaACCAACTcacattttataattaaattgccaaaaaatatatatattaaaaatgagctattaatttatttatttattgaaaaaaaaggtgGAACTTTCTTCCAACAACATGATACCAAAAACATTGTGTTGGTTTCCAACTACACTCATAAATAAATTAGTGAGATATTTGAGTGATTATTATTCTTAAGAGTTCTTATGACACACATGTGCTGACTACTagctattaaatattaaaatataatccaATTTCATAtccctaattttattttactttagttgaatttttttatgttttaaaactagatagattataaaaaaatgtatgtgaattattcaatattttacaatcacatgatttaatttaataaatatttaaatttattcatttataaataatttaataaaatatattaaggattaaacaagaaaaGCCGAAAACACTTGCGTTCTCTAATACCATAATTACAAGCCCAGTCGAGATTGAGCAACCcaaattaatgaaattgagaGCGAGTTGGGCTCAATTCTAGTTGTTTCATGGACTTGACCTGACCCATTTAGCCCCATTTCGAAACCATGTGATCCGACCCGCTATTGCTTTGGCGTCGGCGGTGGTGGTAGCAGGGAAGCTGCGTCCCCTTTGCATTCTCAATTTAAGCTTCTTGAATAATATCATATAGGCCTGCTCCTCCTCCGTCTACCACTGACAGGTAATCTTCTTTCTGCTTTCTCTCATTCATCCAGGGTTTCCTTTTTATTCACTGTTCGAGAAAAAACTTTGACAGTTGAGATATATATAGTTTTCAGTGTTAATCTTCAATATTTCATGTAGCATGGACTGGCGTTTGGTGATTCTTGATTTTAGGGTTTCTATACTTGATTCTGTTTAGTTCTCTTTGTTTATGAATGCTTATTATTTATGAAGTATATTTGTTAAGATTTGTCGTGTCGTGAATGTGTTCTCCGTTTTTTGCTGGTGTTactgaagaaataaaaattattaatcactGCACTGATAAGGTTTCTGATGTGAACAATGTTAAGGTCGCTGGTTGTTGATGATATGGAACTAGATTGTCTGATTTTTCTTGAGTTCCTTGTTCTGAAATAGTGCATTTAGAATGTAGCTGTTAGCTACTGCCTATTTTCTTTGGTGTCAGGCCAGACtgattattatttgttctttgtgttgttttaaatttgattccaGGAGGAAATGGGCAAGAAAAAGCAAATTCTTTTCGGTGAATCAGATCCTGATATTGATCTTAAGTCTCTTATTCATCAGCATTCTTTGTTGTTTGACAAGTTGATTAAACACATCCCCGCTAAGTTCTATCTACCCACTGACGAGAAAGAGAAGCCATGGTTTCATGGCCTTAGTAAGGGTGCAAAAGCTTCAGCAAAGAAGGAGGCAAGGGAAAATATTAAGAAAGCAAGGAGGGAACGTCTTGATCCTGAGAAGTCTTCTACAACAACCCTTGATTTGTTGATGCAAAACTTGGAGAAGGAAAAATCAAACAGCGAGAGTGATGGTGAAGAAGTGGAGATTAATCCAATGGTGTCTGGTTTAGAAAATGATGACCAATCAGTCACATATGAAGAACTCCGGCAACGACTTCATCGTAAAATTGAAGAGCTTCGAGGAGGTAGAGATTGTGGTAGCTCAGAGAGATCAAAGAAGAGGAGGGAGATGAAAGTGACTCTGCAAAAGAAACGCAAGAGGGAATCTGGGTCTGAAGAAAAGAGGCCTGGCATGAGTACTTCATTGGAAAGGGTGGAGAAGGATGCAGAGGAAGCTACAAAGGAGCTCAAGTTCAGTCATGTTAAAATGGGGAATGAAGAGGAACacgggaagaagaagaagaggaaggttTCAAAGTTAAAAGAGCTtgaaaaagcaaaagaattGGAAGAAGCAAAGAAAGACCCAGATAAAGGGGGCCTGGTCTCAAAGAAGCATTCATGGAAAGCAGCAACAAGTAGAGCTGCAGGAATTAAAGTTCATGATGATCCAAAGCTTCTGAAACAGAGCTTAAAGAAGGATAGCAAGAAgcatcaaaagaataatgagAAGTGGAAGGAAAGGGTTGAAACCCAGCTGAAAATGAAAGCTGAGAAACAGCAAAAAAGATCAAGGAATATAGCTGACAGAATTGAACGGAAGAAGATGCGGCGGattgagaagagagagagaaagctcACGAGGCCAGGGTTTGGAGGTCGCAAGGAAGGTTATATCAATGAAGGTTTAACTTGAGGTGCCTCAACTCAAAAGTTTCTAATGTTGTGCTAGTCTCCTGCTCTTTTTCTGCcccattttttccttttttctctcatACTTTTTGTAGCATTGTTTCAAGCATGATTTCGTATCAAAATgagcattattttttaaggaattTCTGTTCATAGAGTGCCCCCTGATCTCTGTCCCATTTTTCATGTGCTTCTGTGGTTCCTTCATTGAATATTGTTGGTATTGCTAGTATTTAGTCATAGCTTATATAACAAACACAGAAGGTTTGCCCCTGGAACAGAATGGAATGCGCAGAACAGAATGTAAAAGGAGGGTTAATTTAGCTAACCCAAATTATTTTGAGACTGAAGCTTGAATAAGTTGGCCAGTTTTGAGACCGAATGTTTAATTGCCATACTGGAAATCTGCCTTGCTGATACCTGATGACCGTCCTAGATAGAATGTTCTCTCAGCTGCGTATGTTCTTGTGTGTTCAATTGCTATGTACTTAGACTGTAATGCTGATGAGGAgaggtaattaaaattaaaacttgggAGAGATTAGGGGAGAGGTAGACCAAAACCATTACAACAGTTAATAATGTTGGTTCAAAGTGGATTTAGTGGGGGTGGCTAATCTACAGAACCAACTGCAGCTGGTTTGTGATGGAGAGGCAATCATGGAGTTCTTTTCTTCTGATTAATAGTCCCTGCTGTGGAAATGAAAATAACCAGAGACTATGCTACACACACCCGTTTAGTTGGTTCAAATTAAACCATAGTGCTGGCTGCCGGAACAGCGCTGCTGTTATGTATAGGTTCACCAGTCCAGCCCCCACACCATAGCCAGTGTCACGATATCCCGGGCCATTCTGGCTGCTAAACGTCCCGGCGTGAAGCATACTACCCTCAGTCTCCAACCTCTGTAGCCTCCTACGTTTATCTCCTTGCATGCAAACCTTTAagcaagaaattgaagaaaaaatatcagtTGACTAATTTATTGGTCTCTACAAAGTAGATTTGTGTTAGGATGTCAAGTTAATTTACCCAAAAGCTAGGGCAGTGATGCCCCAAGCCACCAGCTGATCCTGCAGCAGCTAGACTATCATTCCTCCGTGCCCTGATGTGGGCGCCTCCTGACAATTTTGATACTATGCCAACAACAGAAGCTAATATTGCAAAGGTCAGAAAGAATCCTGTTGCTGCATTCCCTCCAAAACCtggcaattatttttttgtttagccaaaaagatttaataactaCAACTAAGTACTAAGGAGCCTAGATT is a window of Populus nigra chromosome 10, ddPopNigr1.1, whole genome shotgun sequence DNA encoding:
- the LOC133704811 gene encoding uncharacterized protein LOC133704811, which gives rise to MGKKKQILFGESDPDIDLKSLIHQHSLLFDKLIKHIPAKFYLPTDEKEKPWFHGLSKGAKASAKKEARENIKKARRERLDPEKSSTTTLDLLMQNLEKEKSNSESDGEEVEINPMVSGLENDDQSVTYEELRQRLHRKIEELRGGRDCGSSERSKKRREMKVTLQKKRKRESGSEEKRPGMSTSLERVEKDAEEATKELKFSHVKMGNEEEHGKKKKRKVSKLKELEKAKELEEAKKDPDKGGLVSKKHSWKAATSRAAGIKVHDDPKLLKQSLKKDSKKHQKNNEKWKERVETQLKMKAEKQQKRSRNIADRIERKKMRRIEKRERKLTRPGFGGRKEGYINEGLT